In a genomic window of Penaeus vannamei isolate JL-2024 chromosome 10, ASM4276789v1, whole genome shotgun sequence:
- the LOC113806942 gene encoding uncharacterized protein has protein sequence MMERRYEEESANDKAMESLFLLLPKNDLLERGKKLQKIASKFSDTELPQCESNLKLLSKSLDGYISKLTLQNESLGVALAEKRRHNEQMKEWRQQLKSLNKELSDN, from the exons ATGATGGAAAGGAGATATGAGGAGGAATCTGCGAATGATAAAGCCATGGAgtcgttgtttttgctgttgccgAAAAATGACCTtctagagaggggaaagaaactcCAAAA AATCGCCAGCAAGTTCTCCGACACCGAGCTACCTCAGTGCGAGTCCAATCTGAAACTGCTGAGTAAATCCTTGGACGGTTACATCAGCAAACTCACCCTGCAGAACGAGTCGTTAGGGGTGGCCTTggcggagaagaggaga CACAATGAACAGATGAAAGAGTGGCGTCAACAACTGAAGTCATTGAATAAAGAATTATCTGATAACTGA
- the LOC113804199 gene encoding ATP-dependent DNA helicase RecQ produces MTTEADKEEVEAAMQAMMDDSFEEDLPEGWDEGGDDDRKDDFPDDDFPDDFPDEFPDDDFEGMDDKKGSALDCTTVYEEETLPSGIPPPSKHHLEMLQKAFGHASFRPMQWKIIHAVLQGLDNCVVMATGYGKSLCFQFPPVYTGGVAVVVSPLISLMQDQVLALQASNIGACYLGSAQKNKSEVYTEMFAGMYRIVYVTPEFIDACPDVLKTLNKRVGISLFAVDEAHCVSQWGHDFRHTYRRLGVLRTDFPKIPILAVTATATKTVREDICTSLGLRSPEITITSFDRPNLYLEVKNKVKGIVENFTPFLVKESYGRYTTDGPTIVYCPTKKSTEEVYQALAGLGVKCVKYHAGMTPLQRDEAHKQFMYDKADLIVATIAFGMGINKPDVRQVIHYGASSNHESYYQEIGRAGRDGLPSVCTVLYAPEDFAVHRYFLSQIKNQRYQERRREMMTRMEKFLTITTCRRAEILSHFTSRPPGNTPKSDCCDNCTRILSGGGVSKGQSRVEAALDDEGKYDFTVDAINLLKAADGCNGQCAVGSLILVLKGSNNQRVRPQWKRIESFGAGKKRSDSYWKALCKMLVFAGYLSETTISGGGGGRGRGGWGRGTSTFAYDAIGITREGDRALSNPNCKIFLKPSTTMLDELRYVIAIKRPTASDPTPVVGRRKFTPSEFLCRGLSNLQKPVQMSSVKAENKDDSTEKSGTSKEEAAPVDPREEELKVKLYQSLIELRNQLGEETGFMPYLVATNRVLLQLAQTRPSTLSTLRKTEGIPEVKVQKFGPAIVKHIKEFCMKHNLSYQSECDDGKDLTNSKDEESKPSTSNKASSFVSSKKLYTSQPSLDTFKYNPSKASNSSGWISSKVKVSKSPPQEEDSQEDKGLPIMREGDEDTQGGSVRNHSKEAVSQLSKGTKGTASSPSRDKDRCGNVEEVGANNEDAKSKYFVPSLDSLDADADFFEAEDEDSSSNSFFSGQKKKDTLLEKKNNDLDHKTGDSKKDKDDSKPALDRSQSFAKSKLAPKKRGIAYDDTDSEKEETNSQDSQEKYERILADTKKKMESSGWIDAKRMKKKMKSNSLFKR; encoded by the exons ATGACAACAGAAGCAGACAAGGAAGAAGTGGAGGCTGCCATGCAGGCCATGATGGATGACAGCTTTGAGGAGGACCTGCCTGAAGGATGGGACGAAGGAGGAGATGATGACCGTAAGGACGACTTTCCTGATGATGACTTTCCTGATGACTTTCCTGATGAGTTTCCTGATGATGACTTTGAGGGAATGGATGACAAGAAAGGGTCAGCACTG gACTGTACGACAGTATACGAGGAGGAGACACTACCCTCAggaatccctcctccttccaagcACCACTTGGAAATGCTTCAGAAGGCATTTGGCCACGCATCCTTTAGGCCAATGCAGTGGAAGATCATACATGCTGTGTTGCAA gGTCTTGACAACTGTGTAGTGATGGCAACAGGCTACGGAAAGAGCTTGTGTTTCCAGTTCCCGCCAGTGTACACAGGGGGTGTGGCAGTGGTCGTCTCACCTTTGATCTCCCTTATGCAGGACCAAGTACTAGCTCTTCAG GCCTCTAACATAGGAGCATGCTACTTAGGGAGTGCTCAGAAAAATAAGTCTGAAGTGTACACAGAGATGTTTGCAGGGATGTACAGAATTGTATACGTCACTCCAGAATTTATCGATg ccTGTCCTGATGTATTGAAGACACTCAATAAGAGAGTTGGAATATCACTGTTTGCTGTGGATGAGGCTCACTGTGTAAGCCAATGGGGACATGACTTCAGGCATACGTACAG GCGACTGGGAGTTCTCAGGACGGATTTTCCGAAGATTCCCATTTTAGCTGTCACTGCCACAGCTACTAAGACGGTGCGGGAGGACATCTGCACGTCTCTTGGCCTAAG GTCACCAGAGATTACCATCACCAGTTTCGATAGGCCGAACCTTTATCTGGAGGTGAAGAACAAAGTGAAGGGTATTGTGGAGAACTTCACTCCCTTCTTGGTCAAAGAAAGTTATGGGAGATACACCACAGATGGACCTACCATTGTGTACTGTCCCACTAAGAAAAGTACTGAAGAGGTGTATCAGGCTTTGGCAg GTTTGGGTGTAAAGTGTGTAAAGTACCATGCAGGTATGACACCATTGCAGCGAGATGAGGCACACAAGCAGTTTATGTATGACAAG GCGGATCTGATTGTTGCCACCATTGCATTTGGCATGGGTATAAACAAACCTGATGTCCGGCAAGTCATCCACTATGGAGCATCAAGTAACCATGAGTCTTACTATCAAGAGATAGGTCGTGCAGGACGAGATGGCCTTCCATCTGTATGTACTGTTCTCTATGCACCTGAAGACTTTGCAGTGCATCG tTACTTTCTGAGCCAGATAAAGAATCAGCGATATCAGGAACGCCGGAGAGAGATGATGACTAGGATGGAGAAGTTCCTAACCATAACAACCTGTAGACGAGCAGAGATCCTCTCCCACTTTACATCCCGACCCCCAGGCAATACTCCAAAGAGTGACTGCTGTGACAACTGCACTCGCAT ACTGTCAGGTGGAGGAGTCAGCAAGGGTCAGAGCAGAGTTGAGGCAGCACTTGATGATGAAGGAAAATATGACTTCACCGTGGATGCCATCAATCTTTTGAAGGCAGCAGAT GGTTGTAATGGACAGTGTGCAGTAGGGTCACTCATCCTTGTGCTGAAAGGTTCAAACAACCAACGGGTTCGACCGCAGTGGAAGAGAATAGAGTCCTTCGGTGCGGGTAAAAAGAGGAGTGATTCATACTGGAAGGCTCTGT GCAAGATGTTGGTCTTTGCTGGCTATCTCTCTGAGACAACCAtaagtggagggggtggtggaagagggaggggaggatgggggaggggtaccTCGACATTCGCTTATGATGCCATCGGGATCACCAGGGAAGGAGATAGGGCGCTGAGTAACCCCAA CTGCAAGATCTTCTTAAAACCCTCGACCACAATGCTTGATGAGTTGCGTTATGTTATAGCAATAAAGAGACCAACGGCTTCAGACCCGACCCCTGTTGTTGGGCGTCGCAAGTTCACTCCAAG TGAATTCCTTTGTCGGGGCCTCTCCAACTTGCAGAAGCCAGTGCAGATGTCGAGCGTAAAGGCAGAGAACAAGGACGACAGTACGGAAAAGAGTGGAACCAGCAAGGAAGAGGCAGCACCAGTCGATCCTCGGGAAGAAGAACTAAAG gttaaACTGTACCAGTCATTGATTGAATTGCGTAACCAACTGGGAGAAGAGACTGGATTCATGCCGTACTTGGTAGCCACAAACAGGGTCTTGCTGCAGCTCGCTCAGACCAGACCATCAACACTTAGTACATTGCGCAAGa CTGAAGGCATACCTGAAGTAAAGGTGCAGAAATTTGGTCCTGCAATAGTTAAGCACATTAAAGAGTTTTGTATGAAACATAATCTTTCATATCAAAGTGAATGTGATGATGGGAAGGATTTGACAAAC AGCAAAGATGAAGAATCAAAACCATCAACTAGCAATAAAGCTAGCAGTTTTGTATCATCCAAGAAGCTCTACACATCGCAGCCTTCTCTGGATACTTTTAAATATAATCCCTCAAAGGCCAGTAATTCATCAGGCTGGATATCATCCAAAGTCAAGGTTTCCAAATCTCCACCACAGGAGGAAGATTCACAAGAGGACAAAGGACTGCCGATTATGAGGGAAGGTGATGAGGATACCCAGGGAGGCAGCGTGAGAAATCATTCCAAAGAGGCAGTGAGTCAGTTGAGCAAAGGGACTAAAGGCACAGCATCATCGCCCAGTAGAGATAAGGATAGATGCGGTAATGTTGAAGAAGTTGGTGCAAACAATGAGGATGCCAAATCAAAGTATTTCGTTCCCAGCTTGGACTCATTAGACGCTGATGCTGATTTCTTTGAAGCAGAAGATGAAGACAGCAGTAGCAACAGCTTCTTCAGTggtcaaaagaaaaaagataccttattagaaaagaaaaataatgatttggATCATAAAACTGGAGAcagcaaaaaagacaaagatgacAGTAAACCAGCACTGGATAGATCACAGTCATTCGCCAAATCAAAACTAGCCCCAAAGAAAAGAGGAATCGCATACGATGATACTGActcagagaaggaagaaacaaacTCTCAGGATTCACAGGAGAAATATGAACGCATTCTGGCTGAcactaaaaagaaaatggaatcaaGTGGCTGGATTGAtgcaaaaaggatgaaaaagaagatgaagagcaaTTCACTGTTTAAAAGATAA